One stretch of Nocardia mangyaensis DNA includes these proteins:
- a CDS encoding DUF4282 domain-containing protein: MTEVPGTTPSSEEDSEEFEAESRWLSWKETDVKRSAAKSDRAGADSDVPEETDIPRDAGFDDPFRSTGTAKEWAAEAARSLLDVQFRRPATRTLLPLAYILGVVSFGIGLPIALTVLMWKASALLGILAALVAVPLGLTIAASVRLMLEFADNAARLAGRVEHISELADGLFQALSDVAEPVNQLSEDVRAVQFWRFRKKK; the protein is encoded by the coding sequence ATGACCGAAGTGCCGGGCACCACCCCGTCGTCCGAGGAGGATAGCGAGGAGTTCGAAGCCGAATCACGCTGGCTCTCTTGGAAAGAGACCGATGTGAAGCGTTCGGCGGCCAAGTCCGACCGCGCCGGTGCCGACAGCGACGTTCCGGAGGAAACAGACATACCACGCGATGCGGGCTTCGATGACCCGTTTCGCAGCACCGGTACCGCCAAGGAGTGGGCCGCCGAGGCGGCACGCTCGCTGCTCGACGTGCAGTTCCGCAGGCCGGCGACCAGGACGTTGCTCCCACTGGCCTACATCCTCGGCGTCGTGTCCTTCGGCATCGGCCTGCCGATCGCGCTGACGGTGCTGATGTGGAAGGCATCGGCTCTGCTCGGCATCCTCGCCGCGCTGGTCGCGGTGCCGCTGGGTCTCACCATCGCCGCCTCGGTCCGCCTGATGCTCGAATTCGCCGACAACGCCGCCCGGCTCGCGGGCCGGGTCGAGCACATCAGTGAGCTGGCCGACGGCCTGTTCCAAGCCCTGTCCGATGTCGCCGAGCCGGTGAACCAGCTCTCCGAAGACGTTCGGGCCGTTCAGTTCTGGCGATTCCGGAAGAAGAAGTAG
- a CDS encoding helix-turn-helix domain-containing protein translates to MASPQGVTGSTMPRRQLGRHLRDLRNRARMTTRTAAAQLEWSEAKIWRIETGQTSLRSLDVEAMCKVYGAPADLVEPLAALARETKARGWWTGYGDVIAEGFEVYIGLEEAATGLSLYEDGLIPVLLQTEDYATALLEQTVPGLTEAELERRLRVLRARQALLTRAESPLRVHVVLAEAVLTRRIGDHKVVAAQRARLRELAESDTVRIQVVPADTGYHAGLESGRFVILDFGVDDSVDRPEPPVVYVETFAGSAYLDKPNDHDRFRDAFADIVAAASGEV, encoded by the coding sequence ATGGCTTCACCACAGGGCGTCACGGGTTCGACGATGCCGCGCAGGCAGTTGGGCAGGCACTTACGTGACCTGCGCAATCGTGCGCGGATGACGACACGGACCGCTGCGGCGCAACTGGAATGGTCGGAAGCGAAGATCTGGCGGATAGAGACGGGGCAGACCTCGTTGCGCAGCCTCGACGTGGAAGCCATGTGCAAGGTGTATGGCGCACCGGCCGATCTGGTCGAACCGCTGGCGGCCTTGGCCCGGGAGACCAAGGCGCGGGGCTGGTGGACGGGCTACGGCGATGTGATCGCGGAGGGATTCGAGGTCTACATCGGCCTGGAGGAGGCCGCGACGGGCCTGTCGCTCTACGAGGACGGCCTGATCCCCGTGCTGCTGCAGACCGAGGACTACGCCACGGCGCTGCTCGAACAGACCGTCCCCGGTCTGACCGAGGCCGAACTCGAGCGCAGACTGCGGGTGTTGCGGGCGCGACAGGCGCTGCTCACCCGCGCCGAGTCGCCGTTGCGCGTGCACGTCGTCCTGGCTGAGGCGGTGCTGACCAGGCGAATCGGTGACCACAAGGTGGTCGCCGCCCAGCGCGCGCGGTTGCGCGAGCTGGCCGAGTCGGACACGGTGCGGATCCAGGTGGTCCCCGCGGACACCGGCTACCACGCGGGGCTGGAATCGGGCCGGTTCGTGATCCTCGACTTCGGGGTCGACGACTCGGTGGACAGGCCGGAGCCGCCGGTGGTCTACGTCGAGACCTTCGCCGGTTCGGCCTACCTGGACAAGCCCAACGACCACGACCGCTTCCGCGACGCCTTCGCCGACATCGTCGCGGCGGCGTCGGGCGAGGTGTAG
- a CDS encoding MarR family winged helix-turn-helix transcriptional regulator — protein MSNPATTSARRNEAPSELVGQWRALLDRHAAVSCALEKALQQRHGIGLSEFETLDRLVEAACQKYRMTELAGDIYLSQSALSRAVARLERDGLVERTMCADDRRAIFVHLTDKGRALYDHALPTHRSVLAGSW, from the coding sequence ATGTCGAACCCGGCCACCACATCAGCTCGGCGCAACGAGGCGCCTTCCGAGCTGGTCGGTCAATGGCGCGCACTGCTCGATCGGCATGCCGCCGTGAGCTGCGCGCTGGAAAAGGCGCTCCAACAACGACACGGCATCGGGCTCAGCGAATTCGAGACACTCGATCGCCTGGTCGAGGCCGCCTGCCAGAAGTACCGGATGACCGAGCTGGCCGGCGACATCTACCTGAGCCAGAGCGCGCTCTCGCGCGCCGTGGCCCGGCTCGAACGCGACGGACTGGTCGAACGCACGATGTGCGCCGACGACCGCCGCGCGATCTTCGTCCACCTGACCGACAAGGGCAGGGCGCTCTACGATCACGCCCTGCCCACCCACCGTTCGGTGCTCGCCGGCTCCTGGTGA
- a CDS encoding MFS transporter yields MTSPATLSAADQAADPTRWPARLWAMLITLCIVLFLDGLDVSMIGVALPSIGAELDLSTSTLQWLIGGYVLGYGGLLLLGGRTADLLGRRKVFLIALAVFAIASLIGGLVSDPMLLIVTRFIKGLAAAFTAPTGLSIITTTFAEGKARNKALSVYTVFGAGGYSMGLLFGGLMTGIGWRWTFLLPVPIALAALVSAYLLIPKDGPAEEGGHDLLGALLSTSGMLLLVYTVVTAPEVGWGSARTVISFLAVIALFAAFVITEQRVKHPLIRLSILRKVSLVRASLAVVALAGSYFSWQFIVTLYLQDTLAWSPLKLAMALLPVGVLVVASAFFSDKLIDRFGTGPIIAVTLSVMAIGYLLFLRIDTAPGYLTMLLPAILLIGIGWVGFPAINVQATSGIDDDEQGLAAGVLQTSMQVGAAIVLAVTTAIVTSGVHQGNSPQQMLDTYRPGLEFAAGITIVGALVALTIFLPPMFLPRKPVAEERDEDTKELEPVG; encoded by the coding sequence ATGACTTCGCCAGCAACGCTGTCGGCCGCCGATCAGGCAGCCGATCCGACCAGGTGGCCCGCCCGGCTCTGGGCCATGCTGATCACCCTGTGCATCGTTCTGTTCCTCGACGGTCTCGACGTCTCGATGATCGGTGTCGCGCTACCGTCCATCGGCGCCGAACTCGATCTGTCCACCTCCACCCTGCAGTGGCTCATCGGCGGCTACGTCCTCGGTTACGGCGGCCTGCTGCTGCTGGGCGGGCGCACCGCCGACCTGCTCGGACGCCGCAAGGTCTTCCTGATCGCGCTCGCCGTGTTCGCCATCGCCTCGCTGATCGGCGGCCTGGTCAGCGACCCGATGCTGCTGATCGTCACCCGCTTCATCAAGGGCCTCGCCGCCGCGTTCACCGCGCCGACCGGCCTATCGATCATCACCACGACCTTCGCCGAAGGAAAGGCGCGCAACAAGGCGCTGTCGGTCTACACCGTCTTCGGTGCGGGCGGCTACTCCATGGGCCTGCTGTTCGGCGGCCTGATGACCGGGATCGGCTGGCGCTGGACCTTCCTGCTGCCCGTCCCGATCGCGCTCGCGGCCCTGGTCTCGGCCTACCTCCTGATCCCGAAGGACGGACCTGCCGAAGAAGGTGGCCACGACCTGCTCGGCGCGTTGCTGTCCACCTCGGGCATGCTGCTGCTGGTCTACACCGTGGTCACCGCGCCGGAGGTCGGCTGGGGCTCGGCCCGGACGGTCATCTCCTTCCTCGCCGTGATCGCCCTGTTCGCCGCGTTCGTGATCACCGAGCAGCGGGTGAAGCACCCGCTGATCCGGCTGAGCATCCTGCGCAAGGTGAGTCTCGTGCGCGCCAGCCTGGCCGTCGTCGCGCTCGCCGGTTCCTACTTCAGCTGGCAGTTCATCGTCACCCTGTACCTGCAGGACACGCTGGCGTGGTCGCCGCTGAAGCTGGCCATGGCGCTGCTGCCGGTGGGTGTGCTGGTGGTCGCGTCCGCGTTCTTCTCCGACAAGCTGATCGACCGCTTCGGTACCGGCCCGATCATCGCGGTCACCCTGTCGGTGATGGCCATCGGCTACCTGCTGTTCCTGCGGATCGACACCGCGCCCGGCTACCTGACCATGCTGCTGCCCGCGATCTTGCTGATCGGCATCGGCTGGGTCGGTTTCCCGGCCATCAATGTGCAGGCCACCAGCGGAATCGACGACGACGAGCAGGGCCTGGCGGCCGGTGTTCTGCAGACCTCCATGCAGGTCGGCGCGGCCATCGTGCTCGCGGTGACCACCGCGATCGTCACCTCCGGTGTCCACCAGGGCAACTCGCCGCAGCAGATGCTCGACACCTACCGGCCCGGCCTGGAGTTCGCCGCGGGCATCACGATCGTCGGCGCGCTGGTCGCGCTCACGATCTTCCTGCCGCCGATGTTCCTGCCGCGCAAGCCGGTCGCCGAGGAACGTGACGAGGACACCAAGGAGCTCGAACCGGTCGGCTGA
- a CDS encoding dTDP-4-dehydrorhamnose 3,5-epimerase family protein, with protein sequence MDFRELSIPGAWVVTPRLLGDDRGMFCESFKASEFEKATGRPFDLHQVNTSVSAAGVLRGIHYTDDPPGQAKYVTCVRGAFLDVVVDLRPGSPTYGRWDSVLLDDVDRRSVYLSEGLGHAILSLENRSTVTYLCSLEYSPEFDRDMDAFDSGLGIEWPTEGRDGRPLTYIRSAKDEAAPPFS encoded by the coding sequence ATGGATTTTCGGGAACTGTCCATCCCCGGCGCGTGGGTGGTGACCCCGCGCCTGCTCGGCGACGACCGCGGCATGTTCTGCGAGTCGTTCAAGGCCTCGGAGTTCGAGAAGGCCACCGGCCGCCCGTTCGACCTGCACCAGGTGAACACCTCGGTCTCGGCGGCCGGAGTGCTGCGCGGGATCCACTACACCGACGATCCGCCCGGTCAGGCCAAGTACGTGACCTGCGTGCGTGGCGCGTTCCTGGATGTGGTGGTCGACCTGCGACCGGGCTCGCCCACCTACGGCCGTTGGGACAGCGTGCTGCTCGACGACGTCGACCGCCGCTCGGTGTATCTGTCCGAGGGTCTCGGCCATGCCATCCTCTCCCTGGAGAACCGCTCGACGGTGACCTACCTGTGCTCGCTCGAGTACTCTCCCGAATTCGACCGGGACATGGATGCTTTCGACTCCGGCCTGGGTATCGAGTGGCCCACCGAGGGCCGCGACGGCCGTCCGCTGACCTACATCCGGTCGGCGAAAGACGAAGCGGCCCCGCCTTTTTCCTGA
- the rfbA gene encoding glucose-1-phosphate thymidylyltransferase RfbA: MRGIILAGGTGSRLHPITRGVSKQLVPVYDKPMVYYPLSTLMLAGIDDILVITTPDDAAAFARLLGDGSQFGISISYVVQPNPDGLASAFVLGADHIGTEPAALVLGDNIFHGPGLGASLERFHDIDGGAVFAYWVSDPTAYGVVEFARGRAVSIEEKPKVPRSNYAIPGLYFYDNDVVEIARELRPSARGEYEITDINRAYLDQDKLSVDVLARGTAWLDTGTFDSLLDAANYVRTIEERQGLKIGVPEEVAWRRGLITDEQLCKLAEPMVRSGYGRYLLDLIDRGKDW; this comes from the coding sequence ATGCGCGGAATCATCCTGGCGGGCGGCACCGGCTCCCGGCTGCACCCGATCACGCGCGGAGTGAGCAAGCAGCTCGTTCCGGTCTACGACAAGCCGATGGTCTACTACCCGCTGTCGACCCTCATGCTGGCCGGCATCGACGACATCTTGGTGATCACCACCCCGGACGATGCCGCGGCGTTCGCGCGGCTGCTCGGTGACGGCAGCCAGTTCGGCATCTCGATCAGCTATGTCGTCCAGCCCAACCCCGACGGTCTGGCCAGCGCGTTCGTCCTCGGCGCCGACCACATCGGCACCGAACCGGCCGCGCTGGTGCTCGGTGACAACATCTTCCACGGCCCCGGCCTCGGCGCCAGCCTGGAGCGGTTCCACGACATCGACGGCGGCGCGGTGTTCGCCTACTGGGTCAGCGACCCGACCGCCTACGGCGTGGTGGAGTTCGCGCGGGGCCGCGCGGTCTCGATCGAGGAGAAGCCGAAGGTCCCGCGCTCGAACTACGCCATCCCCGGCCTCTACTTCTACGACAACGACGTGGTGGAGATCGCCCGCGAGCTGCGGCCGTCGGCGCGCGGGGAGTACGAGATCACCGACATCAATCGGGCCTATCTTGATCAGGACAAGCTCAGCGTCGACGTGCTGGCGCGCGGCACCGCCTGGCTCGACACCGGCACCTTCGACTCGCTGCTCGATGCCGCCAACTACGTGCGCACCATCGAGGAACGCCAGGGCCTCAAGATCGGCGTGCCGGAGGAAGTCGCGTGGCGGCGCGGCCTGATCACCGACGAACAGCTGTGCAAACTAGCCGAACCGATGGTGCGCTCGGGCTATGGCCGCTATCTGCTCGACCTGATCGATCGCGGAAAAGACTGGTAG
- a CDS encoding alpha/beta hydrolase, which yields MGATKIAGTGVLSGIVPAAPVTSVERPDQGIVVNSGQMSTSSRVLMGACLGVIGPLLRTVPINRTTIPIGAVAVDLLSRLRPEPHGIEREQIQLDGFRMEMVRPAGGSRALRHGAVLYLHGGGFAVCGLQTHRAVVAGLARRTGLPVLNVEYRQLPGSISASVDDCVLAYRWLLRHGADPARIVFAGDSAGGFLTFASALRAREIGLPLPAALIGLSPLLDLDYRAKENYVNVRRDAYIPLAGLEAVVRLGAEAEGPLDPALSPVNADLTGLPPVLLIAAEDELLRYDCELMAHRLAAAGVPTTLELWRGQVHAFMSILPSMPESRSALGRVSKFVRAALEPAQRARTA from the coding sequence ATGGGAGCGACCAAGATCGCCGGAACCGGTGTGCTGAGCGGGATCGTGCCCGCTGCCCCGGTGACCAGCGTCGAGCGGCCTGATCAGGGGATCGTCGTCAACTCCGGGCAGATGAGCACATCGTCGCGGGTGTTGATGGGCGCCTGCCTCGGCGTCATCGGGCCGCTGCTGCGCACGGTCCCGATCAACCGGACGACCATTCCGATCGGTGCCGTCGCCGTGGACCTGCTCTCGCGGCTGCGGCCCGAACCGCACGGCATCGAGCGCGAGCAGATCCAGCTCGACGGTTTCCGGATGGAGATGGTGCGGCCCGCGGGTGGCTCACGGGCGCTGCGGCACGGCGCGGTGCTGTATCTGCACGGCGGTGGCTTCGCCGTCTGCGGCCTGCAGACCCATCGGGCGGTCGTCGCCGGGCTGGCCCGGCGCACCGGTCTGCCCGTCCTCAACGTGGAGTACCGGCAGCTGCCCGGTTCGATCAGCGCCTCGGTCGACGACTGTGTGCTCGCCTACCGGTGGCTGCTGCGCCACGGCGCCGACCCGGCCCGCATCGTGTTCGCCGGTGACTCGGCGGGTGGCTTCCTCACCTTCGCCTCGGCACTGCGCGCCCGCGAGATCGGTTTGCCGCTGCCCGCGGCGCTGATCGGGCTGTCGCCACTGCTCGACCTGGACTACCGGGCCAAGGAGAACTACGTCAACGTCCGTCGCGACGCCTACATCCCGCTTGCGGGGCTGGAAGCCGTCGTTCGTCTCGGCGCCGAGGCCGAGGGTCCGCTCGACCCGGCGTTGTCGCCGGTCAACGCCGACCTCACCGGACTGCCGCCGGTCCTGCTCATCGCCGCCGAAGACGAATTGCTGCGCTACGACTGCGAACTCATGGCGCATCGCCTCGCCGCGGCGGGCGTGCCGACCACGCTCGAACTGTGGCGCGGCCAGGTGCACGCTTTCATGAGCATTCTGCCGAGCATGCCGGAGAGCCGGTCGGCGCTCGGCCGGGTCTCGAAATTCGTTCGGGCGGCGCTGGAACCGGCGCAGCGGGCCCGCACCGCCTGA
- the rfbB gene encoding dTDP-glucose 4,6-dehydratase yields MRVLVTGGAGFIGANFVQQTVATRPDVGVTVLDALTYAGNRASLDPVADRIEFVHGDIADLDLVDNLVSGVDAVVHFAAESHNDNSLAEPWPFVQTNIVGTYSLLQAVRRHDVRYHHVSTDEVYGDLTPDDPAFTETTAYNPSSPYSATKAGSDLLVRAWARSFGVRATLSNCSNNYGPYQHVEKFIPRQITNLIDGVRPRLYGAGHQVRDWIHVDDHNRAVWDILDRGRIGRTYLIGAEGELDNLSVVQLILRAFDRDPTDFDHVTDRPGHDQRYAIDASVLRDELGWSPRYADFRAGLADTITWYRENENWWRPKKADTERAYAAAGEQTL; encoded by the coding sequence GTGCGAGTGCTCGTAACCGGCGGGGCCGGGTTCATCGGTGCGAATTTCGTCCAGCAGACCGTGGCCACGCGCCCGGACGTGGGAGTGACCGTGCTCGACGCGCTCACCTACGCCGGTAATCGCGCCTCCCTCGACCCGGTCGCCGACCGAATCGAGTTCGTGCACGGCGACATCGCCGACCTCGACCTGGTCGACAATCTGGTCAGCGGCGTCGACGCCGTCGTGCATTTCGCGGCCGAATCGCACAACGACAACTCCCTGGCCGAACCGTGGCCGTTCGTGCAGACCAATATCGTCGGCACCTACTCGCTGCTCCAGGCGGTGCGCCGTCATGACGTGCGCTACCACCACGTCTCCACCGACGAGGTGTACGGCGACCTCACCCCCGACGATCCCGCCTTCACCGAAACCACCGCCTACAACCCGTCGAGCCCGTATTCGGCGACCAAGGCCGGTAGCGATCTGCTGGTGCGCGCCTGGGCCCGCTCGTTCGGTGTCCGCGCCACCCTGTCGAATTGCTCCAACAATTACGGCCCGTATCAGCACGTGGAGAAATTCATTCCGCGACAGATCACCAATTTGATCGACGGCGTGCGGCCGCGGCTGTACGGCGCCGGTCATCAGGTGCGCGACTGGATTCACGTCGACGACCACAATCGCGCGGTCTGGGACATTCTCGACCGCGGCCGAATCGGCCGGACCTACCTCATCGGCGCCGAGGGCGAACTCGACAATCTCAGCGTCGTCCAGCTGATTCTGCGGGCCTTCGACCGTGATCCCACCGATTTCGATCACGTGACGGATCGCCCCGGCCACGACCAGCGCTACGCCATCGACGCGAGCGTGCTGCGCGATGAGCTCGGCTGGTCACCGCGCTACGCCGATTTCCGCGCCGGGCTGGCCGACACCATCACCTGGTACCGCGAGAACGAGAACTGGTGGCGGCCCAAGAAGGCCGATACCGAACGCGCCTACGCGGCCGCGGGCGAACAGACGTTGTGA
- a CDS encoding DUF2142 domain-containing protein has product MTTSTEPDATVELSKPAAPAPSAKDRALAPIQSLTRRFGAATVAFAVVATVFGALFAVLTPPFWGHDELTQFGRAYQVAHGGVFPQEIEDDRGVAYGGQIPVSVDALMSYAFHDYNDNPEEPFAMVADPAAYDRLGAAKISAETRQMWFTNTAAYSPVPYVPAAVGIRLGEALDLNVGGMYLLTRLAGLVAYLAVVGFALYALRERRSQWLVFTVAVLPIALFQAGTVTADTLTNALAIMVSALLLKALFVGDRLRPVETAALLAATIALPLSKPTYVLLAMLVVVVPADRLGLAGKLKFLPWAFAATGAALFLAWTKIAAPTGDGMSLMRPPHQWGQVRPGDQLAGILGDPVGFVHTFGESIALRDHRWFTQFFGELGFAYVDVPAVSMLACLIAFAVSFGIADRMNTATATFRRTLIVALTVLASVAMIYVTLYMSFTPVDFYIIDGVQGRYFVPLAIVGLAVVARWVPLRLTNPDGVTPTRGTAITVTFASVFALIAAAATYYTVIWG; this is encoded by the coding sequence GTGACCACCTCGACCGAGCCGGACGCCACCGTCGAGCTCAGCAAGCCCGCTGCTCCCGCACCCTCGGCCAAGGATCGGGCGCTCGCTCCTATCCAGTCGCTGACCAGGCGATTCGGTGCCGCGACCGTCGCGTTCGCGGTGGTCGCCACCGTCTTCGGCGCGCTGTTCGCCGTGCTGACCCCGCCGTTCTGGGGCCACGACGAGCTCACCCAGTTCGGCCGCGCCTACCAGGTCGCCCACGGCGGGGTGTTCCCGCAGGAGATCGAGGATGATCGCGGGGTCGCCTACGGCGGGCAGATCCCCGTGAGCGTCGACGCGCTGATGAGCTACGCGTTCCACGACTACAACGACAACCCCGAAGAGCCCTTCGCGATGGTTGCCGACCCGGCCGCCTACGACCGGCTCGGCGCCGCGAAGATCTCCGCGGAGACCCGGCAGATGTGGTTCACCAACACCGCCGCCTACTCTCCTGTGCCGTACGTGCCCGCTGCCGTCGGCATCCGCCTCGGTGAGGCGCTCGACCTGAATGTGGGCGGCATGTACCTGCTGACCCGGCTGGCGGGCCTGGTGGCCTACCTGGCGGTGGTCGGGTTCGCGCTCTACGCGCTGCGCGAGCGGCGCAGCCAGTGGCTGGTGTTCACCGTCGCGGTGCTGCCGATCGCGCTGTTCCAGGCGGGCACCGTCACCGCGGACACGCTCACCAACGCCCTGGCCATCATGGTGTCGGCATTGCTGCTCAAGGCGCTGTTCGTCGGTGATCGCCTGCGCCCGGTGGAGACCGCCGCGCTGCTGGCCGCGACGATCGCGCTGCCCCTGAGCAAGCCGACCTATGTGCTGCTGGCGATGCTCGTCGTGGTCGTTCCGGCCGACCGGCTCGGCCTCGCCGGAAAACTCAAGTTCCTGCCCTGGGCCTTCGCCGCGACCGGTGCCGCGCTGTTCTTGGCCTGGACCAAGATCGCCGCGCCGACCGGTGACGGCATGAGCCTGATGCGCCCGCCGCACCAGTGGGGCCAGGTGCGTCCGGGCGACCAGCTCGCGGGCATCCTCGGTGACCCGGTGGGCTTCGTGCACACCTTCGGCGAGAGCATCGCGCTGCGCGATCACCGCTGGTTCACCCAGTTCTTCGGTGAACTCGGTTTCGCGTATGTGGACGTGCCGGCGGTATCGATGCTGGCGTGCCTGATCGCCTTCGCGGTGAGTTTCGGCATCGCCGATCGAATGAACACCGCGACAGCCACTTTCCGACGCACGCTGATCGTGGCGCTCACGGTGCTGGCGAGCGTGGCGATGATCTATGTGACGCTGTACATGTCGTTCACGCCGGTCGATTTCTACATCATCGACGGCGTGCAGGGCCGGTACTTCGTCCCGCTGGCCATCGTCGGCCTCGCGGTCGTCGCGCGGTGGGTGCCTCTGCGGCTCACGAATCCCGACGGTGTGACGCCGACGCGCGGGACGGCGATCACCGTCACCTTCGCCTCGGTCTTCGCGCTGATCGCCGCCGCCGCAACGTATTACACCGTCATCTGGGGATGA
- a CDS encoding glycosyltransferase, which produces MDSTELRIAAVVPCHNEEAAVAKVVADLKAAVPGIVVYVYDNRSTDRTADRAREAGAIVRYEHTKGKGNVVRRAFADIEADVYLMIDGDDTYEASAAPLMIKTLLDGPYDHVLGVRKQDDTDASAYRSGHETGNKVLNGVVGKVFGENVEDMLSGFRVFSRRFVKSFPAVSREFEIETELTVHSLHLRVPQTAVQVGFRDRPAGSESKLRTYRDGTKILALILGLARHERPVAFYGLFGTLAWLVSLVLTVPIVIEFYNTHEVARFPTLFFAFTLMLLGSLAWTAGLILDGIRRSRHETARLVYLRYSAAGVNADLATGDHR; this is translated from the coding sequence GTGGACTCCACCGAGCTTCGCATTGCCGCCGTGGTCCCCTGCCACAACGAAGAGGCCGCGGTCGCCAAGGTCGTCGCCGACCTCAAGGCCGCCGTGCCGGGGATCGTCGTCTACGTCTACGACAACCGCAGCACCGACCGCACCGCCGACCGCGCTCGCGAAGCCGGGGCGATCGTGCGCTACGAGCACACCAAGGGCAAGGGCAATGTGGTCCGCCGCGCCTTCGCCGACATCGAGGCCGACGTCTACCTGATGATCGACGGCGACGACACCTACGAGGCCTCGGCGGCCCCGCTGATGATCAAGACGCTGCTCGACGGCCCTTACGATCACGTGCTCGGCGTGCGCAAGCAGGACGACACCGACGCCAGCGCCTACCGCTCCGGCCACGAGACCGGCAACAAGGTACTCAACGGCGTGGTCGGCAAGGTGTTCGGCGAGAACGTCGAGGACATGCTGAGCGGCTTCCGGGTGTTCTCGCGCCGATTCGTCAAGAGCTTCCCCGCGGTCTCGCGCGAGTTCGAGATCGAGACCGAGCTGACGGTCCACTCGCTGCACCTGCGGGTACCGCAGACCGCCGTGCAGGTGGGTTTCCGCGACCGCCCGGCCGGCAGCGAGTCCAAGCTGCGCACCTATCGCGACGGCACCAAGATCTTGGCGCTGATCCTCGGCCTGGCCCGGCACGAGCGGCCGGTGGCGTTCTACGGCCTGTTCGGCACGCTGGCCTGGCTGGTCTCGCTCGTGCTCACCGTCCCGATCGTGATCGAGTTCTACAACACCCACGAGGTGGCGCGGTTCCCGACGCTGTTCTTCGCGTTCACACTGATGCTGCTGGGCAGCCTCGCCTGGACCGCCGGACTCATCCTCGACGGCATCCGCCGGTCCCGGCACGAGACGGCGCGACTGGTCTACCTGCGCTACTCGGCCGCCGGGGTGAACGCCGACCTCGCGACCGGAGACCATCGGTGA
- a CDS encoding GtrA family protein: protein MSQPDPPASAPIALTSKVMTALRQGAAFLVVGAIGFLVDAGTYNLLVFWDGGFSFGEGVLYHAPLPAKIIAIAVATVVTYFGNKWWTFAHKKTDNPGREYLLYFLFNIVAIGLQLGCLGFSRYVLDLSSPLSDNISGTLIGQIVAVVFRYWAYDKFVFTGSSVTEEQHARGAATPH, encoded by the coding sequence GTGTCCCAGCCTGATCCGCCCGCCTCCGCCCCGATCGCCCTCACGTCGAAGGTGATGACGGCCCTGCGGCAGGGTGCGGCGTTCCTCGTCGTCGGGGCGATCGGGTTCCTCGTCGACGCGGGTACCTACAACCTGCTGGTGTTCTGGGACGGCGGATTCTCCTTCGGGGAAGGTGTGCTCTATCACGCGCCACTGCCTGCCAAGATCATCGCGATCGCGGTGGCGACGGTGGTCACCTACTTCGGCAACAAGTGGTGGACCTTCGCGCACAAGAAGACCGACAATCCGGGGCGCGAATACCTTCTGTACTTTCTGTTCAACATCGTCGCGATCGGACTGCAGCTCGGCTGCCTCGGCTTTTCCCGCTATGTGCTCGATCTGTCGTCACCGCTGTCGGACAACATTTCCGGCACCTTGATCGGTCAGATCGTCGCGGTGGTATTCCGGTATTGGGCCTATGACAAATTCGTCTTCACCGGTTCCTCGGTTACCGAGGAGCAACACGCGCGGGGTGCGGCAACGCCTCACTGA